GAATCAGCGCCATCCGGAACTCCACCGGAAACCGGTGGGCGACGAGCTTCGACGCATTCTCCATGATCCTGCCGAAACCGCCGCCGAGATGCCGTTCGTGCAGTTCCGAATCGAGGATCTTGAGATCGAAGTAGATCAGATCCAGCAAGCGAAGCGTCTCCTCCCACTTCTCCCACGAGAAGGTCCCGGCGGTCTCGAGATTCGTATGAACTCCGGCCTCTTTGCAGAACTCGAGTACGCGCTTCATGAAGCGCTGGTAGAGAGTCGGCTCACCACCGGTGAAGGTGACCCCGCCGCCGGAGCTCTCGTAATAGGGCCGATCCACCAGCAGCCGTGCCATGAGTTGGCGCGGCGTGAGGTTCTCACCGATCAATCTGAGCGCACCGTACGCACAAGCGTCGACGCAGAGCGCACACTGGTCGCAGCGCCCGTGGTCGACCCGGAAGCCTTCGAGCCGGATCGACCCGTTCGGACAGACCGCGGCGCACTCGAAGCTCTCCTTGCAGCGATTTTCGTAGAAGGCGATGACCGGCTTGGCCGCTTGCGATTCCGGGTTCTGGCACCAGGGGCAGTGCAGGGCACAGCCCTTGAGGAAGACCAGGGATCGGATGCCGGGGCCGTCGTGGAGCGAGAAACGCTGGACGTCGAAGACCGGGGCCGTTGGTTCCGTCACGTCCGTTGTCGGGTGCGGTCGATCAGCTCCTGCTGCATGCCCGGGGTGAGGTCCACGAAGTACGCGCAGTAGCCCGAGACCCGGACGAGCAGATTGCGGTGGTTTTCGGGATCTCGCATGGCCTGCTCCAGAATGCCTGCATCGAGTACGTTGATCTGGAGTTGCATGCCGCCCTGGGCGAAGTAGCCACGGATCAGGGCTTCGAGAGCGACGCGGCCTTCCCGTCCCGCCACCGTTGCCGAGTCGAACTTGACGTTGAGATTGATCCCGTTGCCAAAGCGCCGATGGTCGAGCCTGGCCACGGAGTTGAGTGAGGCGGTGGGGCCGAGCCTGTCCGAGCCATCCGCCGGTGCAAGACCGTCGGCCAGAGGACGGCCCGAGAGACGACCCGAGGGAAGAGCCGCCGTCTGCTTGCCGAAACCCTGGTGGCAGGTCATGGAGTAGAAGCCCGGCATCCAGCGTCCTCCGCGCGTGTTGGTGTGCCGTGAGATGCAACGATCGAACATCGAGACAACTTCGTTCGCGAGATCATCGACGAGTGGGTCGTCGTTGCCGAAGGCGGCGACCTTGAGGGCACGGGCGCGCAACATCTCTTGGCCGTCGAAGTCTGTCGCACAGGCGTTGGCGAGATCCTCCAAGGTGTACTTTTCATCCTGGAAGACGAGCTTCTCGATTACGGCGAGCGAGTTCGCCAGGTCGGCCACGCCCACCCCCTGGATCCCCGAGGCGTTGTACCAGGCGCCGCCGCGAGTGGAGTCGGTGGCGTTCTCGATGCACCCCCCGATGGTCAGCGAGGACAGCGGGGTTGGGAAGAACTGTGCATTGGTCCTCTCGATGGCGTCGAGCGAGTGTTTCATCCCGAGAATTCGCTCGTCGGTCTGGTCTTCCAGTTGTTGCAGGAGCTCGGCCGTGGATTGGATCTGGCGCAACCAAGGGCGTTCACGGACCTCTCCCCGCTTCAGCCGACGCCCGCCACCAAGCAGAAGCTCCAGGCCGATCGCCAGGTTGAAGATGGCCGCGTCGGAGGAGGTGAAGCTCTCTCCCTGCAGCGCCGGCTCCACACAGCCCACCGTGGCGTAGTTCCATGTTTCGGAGGAGCCCACTCCCCGTTCGACCATTGCGGGCATGATCGCGTCGTCGTTGTAGAGCGCCGGAGATCCCCCACCGCCGGCTACCACCTCCACAACCCGTTTCACATATGCTTCATCCGACCGAGCGCCAATACGGGCGTGCCAGTTGGGTTGCCGGGTCTTGAATCCTTCCATGACATCCAGCAGC
The window above is part of the Gammaproteobacteria bacterium genome. Proteins encoded here:
- a CDS encoding glycyl-radical enzyme activating protein gives rise to the protein MTEPTAPVFDVQRFSLHDGPGIRSLVFLKGCALHCPWCQNPESQAAKPVIAFYENRCKESFECAAVCPNGSIRLEGFRVDHGRCDQCALCVDACAYGALRLIGENLTPRQLMARLLVDRPYYESSGGGVTFTGGEPTLYQRFMKRVLEFCKEAGVHTNLETAGTFSWEKWEETLRLLDLIYFDLKILDSELHERHLGGGFGRIMENASKLVAHRFPVEFRMALIPGFTDTPVNIEAVVELLHVLGRKAIHLLAYHNMGEAKIDIIRGRQPKLGLARYSDERWHEIRRTFEVRGVEVLGVH
- a CDS encoding formate acetyltransferase; the protein is MAGWRPSPEIQALYADHVESRAALGIERAIHYTEYWKSKTGRQTSPCLRNAEALAYHLERRSIRIHPGELIVGSHTEHRVGAICHIEKAGLFMLGDLFRFEKRPVNPLRLGPGAKRALLRSPIPYWLNRNVAMRSFPLRERLAYAKDQLRATSFVINEAGGVAHFLPDYEQLIRLGTDGLRTKVQERIDRGGFGAEGLDYLEASLVALTAVEHFADRYRDEARRQRRDDIVEVLSHVPRRPARTLREALQLIWLFQLLIQVESLDQGISLGRMDQYLYPLLCEDKKDPGFDPDRVRDLFAAFCIKLSEVVPLFSERVTEYFAGLPTGQVVTIGGLDADGNDCTNELTYLLLDVMEGFKTRQPNWHARIGARSDEAYVKRVVEVVAGGGGSPALYNDDAIMPAMVERGVGSSETWNYATVGCVEPALQGESFTSSDAAIFNLAIGLELLLGGGRRLKRGEVRERPWLRQIQSTAELLQQLEDQTDERILGMKHSLDAIERTNAQFFPTPLSSLTIGGCIENATDSTRGGAWYNASGIQGVGVADLANSLAVIEKLVFQDEKYTLEDLANACATDFDGQEMLRARALKVAAFGNDDPLVDDLANEVVSMFDRCISRHTNTRGGRWMPGFYSMTCHQGFGKQTAALPSGRLSGRPLADGLAPADGSDRLGPTASLNSVARLDHRRFGNGINLNVKFDSATVAGREGRVALEALIRGYFAQGGMQLQINVLDAGILEQAMRDPENHRNLLVRVSGYCAYFVDLTPGMQQELIDRTRQRT